In Paralichthys olivaceus isolate ysfri-2021 chromosome 13, ASM2471397v2, whole genome shotgun sequence, the following are encoded in one genomic region:
- the oprd1b gene encoding opioid receptor, delta 1b, protein MEFPTLLPDDLGDFSERYSVSVTPINVTFSEEVLLLPARSNRTNEAAARATSSLIIAVCITALYSLICVVGLLGNVLVMYGVVRYTKMKTATNIYIFNLALADALATSTLPFQSAKYLMSTWPFGELLCKVVIAIDYYNMFTSIFTLTMMSVDRYIAVCHPVRALDFRTPAKAKLINVCIWILSSAVGVPVMIAAVTKVTDKGTTACTIRFPKPEWYWDTVMKICVFIFAFIVPVMVITICYGLMILRLKSVRILSGSKEKDRNLRRITRMVLVVVAAFIICWTPIHIFIIVKTMVDIDHKNLLVVASWHLCIALGYTNSSLNPVLYAFLDENFKRCFRDFCLPYRTRLEQSSFSRARNSTREPASVCAPAVTERPVA, encoded by the exons ATGGAGTTCCCCACCCTTCTCCCCGACGACCTGGGGGATTTCAGCGAGCGCTACTCGGTGTCAGTAACTCCAATCAATGTCACATTCTCCgaggaggtgctgctgctgccggccAGGAGCAACCGGACCAACGAGGCTGCAGCCAGGGCCACTTCAAGTCTCATCATCGCCGTGTGCATCACGGCTCTGTACTCTCTCATCTGTGTGGTGGGACTGCTGGGAAACGTGCTCGTAATGTACGGGGTGGTCAG GTACACCAAAATGAAGACAGCTACCAACATCTACATCTTCAACCTGGCTCTCGCCGATGCCCTTGCCACCAGCACACTCCCCTTCCAAAGCGCCAAGTACCTGATGAGCACTTGGCCCTTCGGGGAGCTGCTGTGCAAAGTGGTCATCGCCATCGACTACTACAACATGTTCACCAGCATCTTCACACTCACCATGATGAGCGTGGACCGCTACATTGCTGTTTGTCATCCGGTGAGGGCCCTAGACTTCCGCACGCCCGCCAAGGCCAAGCTTATCAACGTCTGCATCTGGATCCTCTCCTCCGCCGTCGGAGTACCTGTGATGATCGCTGCTGTTACCAAGGTGACGGATAAAG GAACCACCGCCTGCACAATCAGATTTCCCAAACCTGAGTGGTACTGGGACACAGTGATGAAAATATGTGTGTTCATCTTCGCCTTCATCGTACCCGTCATGGTCATCACCATCTGCTACGGTCTAATGATCCTTCGGCTCAAGAGCGTCCGCATCCTCTCCGGTtccaaagagaaagacaggaacCTGCGGCGGATCACCCGCATGGTCCTGGTGGTCGTGGCAGCCTTCATCATCTGCTGGACCCCCATCCACATCTTCATCATTGTCAAGACAATGGTGGATATTGACCACAAGAACCTCCTGGTAGTGGCCAGCTGGCACTTGTGCATTGCTCTGGGCTACACCAACAGCAGTCTCAACCCTGTGCTGTACGCCTTCTTGGACGAAAACTTCAAAAGGTGCTTCAGGGACTTCTGCTTGCCCTATCGCACACGCCTGGAGCAGAGCAGCTTCTCCAGAGCGCGCAACAGCACACGGGAGCCTGCCTCCGTTTGTGCCCctgcagtgacagagagacCGGTGGCCTGA